The DNA sequence CGGTGGGCGCCGGTTTCCTCTACGTGGCGGTGCGCCGGTCCACCCCGTCCGGCCTGTTGCCGATGCTCAGCGCGTTCGTCGCCACGCTGGTGCTGCTGTCGGTGAACGACCTGATCACCGGGCAGGTGGCGATGACCCGGCTGGTCAGCCACGGCTTCCTGCTGGTCGGCTGGGCGGTGATGCTGGTGCTGTCCCGGCCCTGGTGGCGTCCCGGGGACACCCCGCCCGGACGGGGTCGGTCGACCGGCTCGCGCTGGACGCTGCGGACCGAGGAGCCGGCCGCGCCGACGCCGCTGCGGCTGGTGCCGCCGGGCCCGTACCCCGCGCAGGCCCGCGACCGCCGCGCCGCCTGACCCCGCGAGCGCCCGGCCGTGCCCCGCGCGGGCCTGCGGTCGCCTGACCCGCGAGCGCCCGGCCGGTCACCCTGGCCGGCCGGTGCCACCGCGCTCGGTCTGTCGTCGCCCGGGTGGCTCAGCGGGCGCGGCGGCCCCGGGTGTCGCCGGCCCAGGCGGCGACCAGGTCCTCGCGGGCGCGGGCAACCCGCGACCGGATGGTGCCGACCGGGCAGCCGCACACCTCGGCCGCCTCGGCGTAGGAGAGGCCGAGCACCTGGGTGGCGACGAACGCCTCCCGACGGTCCGGGGCGAGCCCGGCGATGAGTCCGCGTAGCGCCACGCCGTCGTCCCCGCCGGCGGTCACCGCCCCGGCCGCCTCGGCGGCGGTCTGCCAGTCGGGCAGCGCGGCCACCCGGGGGCGGACGGTCGCAGCCCGTACGTGGTCCACGGCGACCCGGCGGGCGATGGTGAAGACCCAGGTCCGGGCCGAGGACCGGCCGGCGAACCCGGGCAGGCTGCGCAGCGCGCGCAGGAACGTCTCCTGCGCGAGGTCGTCGGCCTCGGCGGGCCCGGCCAGGTGGACGAGGAACCGCCACACCGGTCCCTGGAGCGCGCGGACGAACGCGGCGGCGGCCTGCTGGTCGCCCCGGCCGGCCCGCCGCGCCCACCGGGTCACCTGGTCGTCGTCGGCGTCCGGGCTCATCCGCGGCCCACCCGCCGGTCCGGCACGGTCACGCCGGACGGTACGGATGCGGGGCTCGTTCGGTTCATCCCTGGCGTCCTCTCCGTGACCTGGCCACCGACTGCGACGACAGGGTGACCCCGAGGTTGGTCGGCCGGGGCGCGGGAAAAGTTCCCGACCACGTGCCGTCAGTCTCCGACAGCGACCGTGACCGGGCCGACCCGCAGGACGCCGTCGGTGAGCGGGGCGCAGCGGACGCCGCCCCGGCGGCGCAGCGCCTTCCAGGTGCCGGGCGCGACCACCACGTCCAGCCAGGCGCACGGCGGCGCGGCCCGGTGCACCCGCAGGCGGACCGGGCCGTCGCCGGAGTCCAGGGTGAGCACCTGACCGACCAGCTCGTCCACCGCGATGCCGCTGGTCAGCACGTTGCGGCGGAGCTGGGTGAGATCGGCGCCGGCCGGCAGCGACTCCTGCGCGATCAGGGTGACGCTGGCGGTGCGGTGCGCCGGCCGACCGAAGTAGCGGTCCCCGACGATGCCCAGCCCGGCCCGGAGGCGCACCTGTTCGACCAGCTCACCGGGGGGCGCCGGGGCCGGCCCGTCCGCCGGCCGGCCCACGTAGCGGTGCACCGGCGAGGCCAGCAACTGGACGATGCGCGGCACGGCGACGACCGTGCTCAGGAGGACTGCGGGGTGAGCAGGTAGTCGCCGTCGTCCGGGCTCCACCGCAGCTCCACCACGCCGTCGGTGGCCGCCGCCTTGCAGAACTGGAGGAAGCTGCGGTAGCCGAGCTTCTTCTCGCTGAAGTCCGGCCGGGCGCGCCGGAGCTGGTCCTTCAGGCCGGAGAGCGCCACCGCGCCGCCCTCGCCGGCGAGGTCCGCCACCACGGCGCGGAGCAGCCCGAACGTGACCTCCCGGTCACCCCGCTCGGGCAGCGACACCTCCGGGTCACCCTTGGCCGGGCCGGCGGCCAGCTCCACCACGTTCGACCCGGCCAGGTGCCGCAGCAGCTCCCCGAAGGTACGGAAGCCGTAGTCGGACTCGCTGAACGTGGGGTCCTTGCGGAGGAGCGCGCGCTTCAGGCCCGACGCGGTCACCTCGCCGCCGCCGCTGCCCTGCACGCCGGCAACGGTCTGCACGAGCAGGACAGCGAGCGTGTCGACGTCGCGCGGCGACTCCTCCT is a window from the Micromonospora sp. DSM 45708 genome containing:
- a CDS encoding sigma-70 family RNA polymerase sigma factor, encoding MSPDADDDQVTRWARRAGRGDQQAAAAFVRALQGPVWRFLVHLAGPAEADDLAQETFLRALRSLPGFAGRSSARTWVFTIARRVAVDHVRAATVRPRVAALPDWQTAAEAAGAVTAGGDDGVALRGLIAGLAPDRREAFVATQVLGLSYAEAAEVCGCPVGTIRSRVARAREDLVAAWAGDTRGRRAR
- a CDS encoding molybdenum cofactor biosysynthesis protein; the protein is MPRIVQLLASPVHRYVGRPADGPAPAPPGELVEQVRLRAGLGIVGDRYFGRPAHRTASVTLIAQESLPAGADLTQLRRNVLTSGIAVDELVGQVLTLDSGDGPVRLRVHRAAPPCAWLDVVVAPGTWKALRRRGGVRCAPLTDGVLRVGPVTVAVGD